In the Leptotrichia sp. oral taxon 212 genome, one interval contains:
- the pepF gene encoding oligoendopeptidase F: MKKEENKKTVAKKTTKIKKTTKQNEKEIGKEYRWNLSDIYINYKEWEKDYKKVEKQAEELVSYKGKLGKEKTLFEFFKKQEEMDKLSYKLYRYPQLARDLNSLDKEAVENLQKVQFLFSKINTDLSWINSELINNRNKIEKWIVKKEFSDYRFGLENLFRLQEHILKENESKLLSFYSSYMSAPRTIYSEITVTDVEWPTVKLSTGEEVEVTPANYGKILTKNRNQEDRKLMFENYYGLYKKRENTITAVYNSLLQRDIAAMKSHNYETFLSSFLEGNNIPEKVYLNLINTAKKNTEPLKRYLKLRKKILGLKKYHNYDGSINLVEFDKDYEYDDAKEIVLKSVAPLGKEYTEKMKKAISEGWLDVFEAKGKRSGAYSAGVYGVHPYMLLNYNKTLDSVFTLAHELGHTLHTLYSDENQPFSTSGYTIFVAEVASTFNEKLLLDYMLENTEDPTEKIALLEQEIRNITGTFYFQALLADYEYQAHELVEKGEPVTAEILTGIVEKLFDEYYGENLEKEELLYVLWARIPHFFNSPFYVYQYATCFASSAILYDKIIKEKDAKKRNAALKKYIGLLSSGGSDFPMTQLKKAGVDLSKKTAVEEVAKQFDLLLDKLEIEIKKLKNRHI, translated from the coding sequence ATGAAAAAAGAGGAAAATAAAAAAACAGTTGCTAAAAAAACAACGAAAATAAAAAAAACAACCAAACAAAATGAAAAAGAAATAGGTAAAGAATACAGATGGAACTTAAGTGATATTTATATAAATTACAAAGAATGGGAAAAAGACTACAAAAAGGTTGAAAAACAGGCTGAAGAGCTAGTTTCATACAAGGGAAAGCTTGGAAAGGAAAAAACTTTATTTGAATTTTTCAAAAAACAGGAAGAAATGGATAAACTTTCATATAAGCTGTATCGTTATCCACAACTGGCAAGAGATTTAAACTCTCTTGATAAAGAAGCTGTGGAAAATTTACAGAAAGTACAGTTTCTGTTTTCAAAAATTAACACAGATTTGTCGTGGATAAATTCTGAACTTATAAACAATAGAAATAAAATAGAAAAATGGATTGTTAAAAAGGAATTTTCAGACTATAGATTTGGACTGGAAAATTTATTCAGGCTCCAGGAACATATATTGAAGGAAAATGAAAGTAAACTGCTTTCTTTTTATAGTTCATACATGTCAGCCCCGAGAACAATATATTCTGAAATAACTGTGACTGATGTGGAATGGCCGACAGTAAAGTTGAGTACAGGTGAAGAAGTCGAAGTGACACCTGCAAACTATGGGAAAATACTGACTAAAAATAGAAATCAGGAAGACAGAAAACTGATGTTTGAAAATTATTATGGATTATACAAGAAAAGAGAAAATACAATTACGGCAGTTTATAATTCGCTTTTACAGAGGGATATAGCGGCAATGAAATCTCATAATTATGAAACTTTTCTGTCAAGTTTTCTTGAAGGGAACAATATTCCTGAAAAAGTTTATCTAAATCTTATAAATACTGCAAAGAAAAATACAGAACCTTTAAAAAGATATTTGAAATTAAGAAAAAAGATATTAGGTCTGAAAAAATATCATAACTATGACGGTTCGATAAATCTTGTTGAATTTGACAAGGATTATGAATATGATGATGCAAAGGAAATAGTGCTGAAGTCAGTAGCTCCTCTGGGAAAAGAATATACAGAAAAGATGAAGAAGGCAATAAGTGAAGGCTGGCTTGATGTTTTTGAAGCAAAAGGTAAAAGAAGCGGAGCATATTCAGCCGGAGTTTATGGCGTACATCCTTATATGCTGCTAAATTATAATAAAACATTGGATAGCGTGTTTACTTTGGCACATGAACTGGGACACACTTTACATACTCTATATTCTGATGAAAATCAGCCATTTTCAACTTCCGGCTATACAATATTTGTAGCTGAAGTGGCCTCAACTTTCAATGAAAAGTTGCTGCTTGATTATATGCTTGAAAATACTGAAGATCCTACTGAAAAAATAGCACTGCTTGAGCAGGAAATAAGAAATATAACAGGAACATTTTATTTTCAGGCACTTCTTGCAGATTATGAATATCAGGCACATGAACTGGTAGAAAAAGGTGAGCCTGTTACAGCGGAAATTTTAACTGGAATTGTAGAAAAATTATTTGATGAGTATTATGGGGAAAATCTTGAAAAGGAAGAACTGCTATATGTATTGTGGGCAAGAATTCCACACTTTTTTAACTCTCCTTTCTATGTATACCAGTATGCAACTTGTTTTGCATCATCAGCGATACTCTACGATAAAATAATAAAGGAAAAAGATGCAAAGAAAAGAAATGCGGCATTGAAAAAATATATAGGACTTCTTTCTTCAGGAGGAAGTGATTTTCCGATGACCCAGCTTAAAAAAGCAGGTGTCGATTTATCAAAAAAGACTGCCGTAGAAGAAGTTGCAAAACAGTTTGACCTATTGCTTGATAAACTGGAAATTGAAATAAAAAAGTTGAAAAATAGACATATTTAA
- a CDS encoding RNA-binding protein: MKKEIFLRQFPQELEYEASKLYNTFEIAKKYEIISFTEEFYTPNFWKRLTEKFDGIKVITDGIFEDSDRRQIGFIPDGFDIDEGNTVFPCRLLEIEINSKFREYEHKDFLGSLMGLNIKRELMGDLILEDDRGYIPVSEKISGHILSELKQVGKAPCKVRKISLSDTENLPKYKFDDKIITVPSKRLDSIVSAITNLSRTKVIEPIERGKVLIDYFPEKDKSKMLELDTVITIRGYGKYRLFSDRGETKKGKERLLIKKYGTVSK; the protein is encoded by the coding sequence ATGAAAAAGGAAATATTTTTAAGACAGTTTCCGCAGGAACTGGAGTATGAGGCAAGTAAGCTTTATAACACTTTTGAGATTGCAAAAAAATATGAAATTATAAGTTTTACTGAAGAATTTTATACTCCGAATTTCTGGAAAAGACTGACAGAAAAATTTGACGGAATTAAAGTTATAACAGATGGAATATTTGAAGACAGCGATAGAAGGCAGATAGGATTTATTCCTGACGGGTTTGATATTGATGAGGGAAATACTGTGTTTCCATGTAGGCTGCTTGAAATAGAAATAAATTCAAAATTCAGGGAATATGAGCATAAGGATTTTCTTGGAAGCCTTATGGGACTTAATATAAAAAGGGAACTTATGGGAGATCTGATACTGGAAGATGACAGAGGGTATATTCCTGTTTCAGAAAAAATTTCCGGGCATATACTAAGTGAACTGAAACAGGTAGGAAAGGCACCATGCAAAGTGAGGAAAATTTCTCTTTCTGATACAGAAAATCTTCCAAAATATAAATTTGATGACAAAATAATTACAGTTCCTTCCAAAAGACTTGACAGCATTGTATCTGCAATAACGAATTTATCAAGGACAAAGGTTATAGAACCTATCGAAAGGGGAAAAGTTCTGATAGATTATTTTCCTGAAAAGGATAAGTCAAAAATGCTTGAACTGGACACAGTTATAACAATAAGGGGATATGGAAAATATAGGCTCTTTTCAGACAGAGGGGAGACGAAGAAGGGAAAGGAAAGACTTTTAATAAAAAAATATGGAACTGTTTCAAAATAA
- a CDS encoding cation diffusion facilitator family transporter has translation MTVQEMVSGSFHHRNHFKIQKKSKKTLYVTLFLTLFFALMELFGGLFSNSLSLVGDSFHMFSDVLALGASMVAIYFEAKKPTEKFTYGFLRLEVVVAFLNGIVLMLISAGMIYESVIRFFNPREIDFGSMFFIALVGLIFNIVITWILFSSTKKENNINIKSAMLHFLGDLLNSVGVIISSIIIYFTNFVYIDIIMSVVISVIIFTGGYKISKEAFFILMEAVPSEVDLNMLRNELLNIDGIKNIHELHVWKNDNEEISFTAHILLDNYEKHNNYRIINEIKEKLTVYDIFHMTVQIENTGINVH, from the coding sequence ATGACAGTACAGGAAATGGTAAGCGGTAGTTTTCATCATAGAAATCATTTTAAAATTCAGAAAAAATCAAAAAAAACTTTATATGTAACTTTATTTTTAACATTATTTTTTGCTTTAATGGAGCTTTTCGGAGGTCTGTTTTCAAATTCACTTTCCCTTGTAGGGGATTCATTTCATATGTTTTCAGATGTTCTTGCTCTTGGAGCAAGCATGGTTGCCATATACTTTGAGGCGAAAAAGCCTACTGAAAAGTTTACTTATGGATTTTTAAGACTTGAAGTAGTTGTGGCTTTTCTGAATGGAATAGTTCTTATGCTTATTTCTGCTGGGATGATATATGAATCTGTAATAAGATTTTTTAATCCAAGGGAAATAGACTTTGGAAGTATGTTTTTTATAGCTCTGGTTGGTCTGATATTTAACATAGTTATAACATGGATTCTGTTTTCTTCAACAAAGAAGGAGAATAATATAAATATAAAGTCGGCAATGCTTCATTTTCTTGGGGATTTATTGAATTCTGTAGGAGTAATTATTTCAAGTATAATTATATATTTTACGAACTTTGTATATATTGATATAATTATGAGTGTTGTAATATCGGTCATAATATTTACAGGAGGTTATAAAATATCAAAGGAAGCTTTTTTCATACTGATGGAAGCCGTTCCGTCAGAGGTTGACCTGAATATGTTAAGAAATGAACTTTTAAACATAGACGGAATTAAAAATATACATGAATTGCATGTATGGAAAAATGATAATGAAGAAATTTCATTTACTGCCCACATATTGCTTGATAATTATGAGAAACACAATAATTACAGAATAATAAATGAAATAAAGGAAAAACTGACGGTGTATGATATTTTTCATATGACTGTTCAGATTGAGAATACAGGAATTAATGTTCATTAG